TCAACAGCCTCACCAACGTCAACGCCAACAACAGCAACGGCCTCGGCTGGGACGCCTGCAACACGCCGCTCGCGGATGCGCTCTACGCGGCGGGCTATCTCTTCGAGTCCAAGACCTCCCCCACGCCCTTCTCCTCCTACCTGGGCAGCCACCCGACGAGCTCCAACTTCAGCGCGACGGATGGCGTCTGCTTCGAGTGTGGCTTCAACGCCGTCATCCTCCTGACGGACGGCGAGCCCTTCGACGAGCAGACGGTGGTCAAGCTCCCCTCCGCCATCACCTCCAATCCGGCGCCGTGTGAGGGGTGCTCGCCCAGCCAGTTGCACAACGTGGCCCGCTTCCTGTGGGGGAAGGATCTGCGCTTCGACATGACGGGCGAGCAGCGCGTGGCCACGTACACCATCGGCTTCTCCGAGGACGTGAAGGACAGCAAGCTCTTGCAGGAGACGGCGCGGCTGGGGGGCGGCAGGTTCTTCTCGGCCCGCAGCACCAGCGAACTCAAGCGCGCGATGCTCACCATCCTGGATGACATCAACGCGCGCAACACCTCCTTCTCCACGGCGGCCGTCAGCACCCTGCAGACGCAGGACGCGGCGCTCACGGCCATCGTCCCGCGCATGATGCCCGCCAAGGACAACACCTGGGCGGGCCGGCTGTACCGCTACGAGCAGTTCAACGAGTTCGTCGAGGACCAGGACAAGAACGGCGACGGCGACCGCACCGACCTCTTCCTCGTCGACAAGGCGGGGAGCATGGTCGCGGAGGACTCCTCGAGCGAGTACCGCAAGCTGCTGTCCACCAACGGCGGGCCCAACGGCACGCCGCTCTTCGGTGGTTCCGCCGAGCCCTACTGGGAGGCGAGTGGCGAGCTCGAGAAGCTCGGGCATGCCCAGCGCAACATCTGGACGGTGACGGACAACGGCCAGTCGGGTGGTGGCGGAACGAAGGACGGGCTGCTGACGCAGCAGGACGGGCTCATCGCCTTCAACCTCGATAACATCTCCCACCTGCGCCAGTACCTGGCCGTGAATGGCGCGCCGCTGTGCCCCAGCGGTCTGGGCACCACCTACAAGGCGGGCACCCTCCTCACCCGGATGCAGATGCCCGCGTACGCGGACCTCGCCCTGAAGGCCGCGCCGCTCATGCTCGCCGCGGGCCTCAAGGGACTGCCCACCAGCCTGTCCACCCAGGACGGGTATGATCTGCTCTGCACGGCGCTGATCATCCAGTACGTGCGCGGCCAGGATCTGTTCGACGAGAACGGCAACGGCAAGCGGGACGACACCCGGCCGTCCGTGCTGGGCGACATCTTCCACTCCTCGCCCCTGGTGGTGGATCCCCCGGCGGACAAGTTCCTGTGCGACCTGGGCGTCTCCACCCAGTGCGTGCGCACCCTCTACGCCACCCAGCAGAAGACCGGCGTGGAGTCCACGCCGATGGATGCGCGGGAGGACCTGCCCACCTCCTGCAACGTCGCCACGCCCCTGCGGCGTGATGCCTATGACGCCTACGCGTTCGTCAACCGCAAGCGCGAGCGGCTCATCCTGGTGGGTGCCAACGACGGCATGCTGCACGCCTTCAGCGATGGGCTGGGCCAGGAGGACGCGTCGACGTGTGACGTGAAGTACCTGAGCAACGCGGCCGGGGGCGGGGTGGAGCGGTGGGCCTTCATCCCGGCGGACATGCTGCCGCGGCTCCAGGAGATGCTCCAGGGCCACGCCTACTTCGTCGACGGCGACGTCATGATCCGCGACATCTGGGCGGACGACAACGGGGATGGCCGCAAGTCGTGGAACGAGTACCACACGGTGGCCGTGGTGGCCGAGGGCCGCGGTGGCACGCACTACTTCGCCCTGGAGGTGTTGTGGGACATGGCGGGCAGCTCGACGGCCACCGCGAAGTCGCGGCCCGGCTTCCGGTGGATGTTCCCGCAGCCGTGCACGGACGAGTCGCTGCGCTTCGGCAAGACGCTCTTCAGTCTCAGCCCCAAGGCGCCCCCCATCGGGCCCGTGTTGATGAGCTCCACCACCGGCCAGAAGCGCCATGGCGACAAGGGGCCAGCGAGCACCGAGCGCTGGGTGGCGATGCTGTCGGGTGGCTGGTCTCCCGGAGGAGAGAAGGGGCGTGGCCTGTACATGGTGGACGTGTGGAACGGCACCGTGAACGGCCGCGACGACAACCTGCTGTGGAAGTGGGAATACTCCGGGTCCGCTTCCGGTGGCACGGATGAGCCCCGCAGGGCCATGACGTACGGCTTCGTGGCGCCAGCGGCCCTGGTGGACTACGGCGCCAACGACAAGCCGCGCTTCGACGGCTTCTTCGACACCGCCGTGGTGGGCGACCTGGGCGGCCAGGTCTGGACGCTGCGCTTCTTCCAACCCGGCGTGATCGATGCCTCCACCCGGCTCGTCGGCAACTGGAGTGGCGCGCGCTCCTTCTCCATGGACCGGGATGGGGTGTCCGCCTCCAACGCGCAGAGCATCCGCAACCGCTCGCCCATCTACTACCTGGCCTCCATGGCGGTGCAGCCGGAGAACCAGGCCCTGCGCGCCTTCGTGGGCTCGGGCAATCGCTACTCGCTGCTGGAGACGGGCGTGGGCACCTGCCGCTTCGACAACCCGCAGGCGTGCTCCAAGCTGGGGTGCGGCCAGACACAGTCCAGCTACAAGCTGACGCGCAATGGCACGGACTTCCAGCGGCTGAGCAACGCGTGGACGGATCGGCTCTACACGCAGGGCACCTATACGCCCTTCTCCCAGGAGGCCGCCTCCAACGTCTGCGGCACGGCGGGCAGCACGAACCTGCTCACGGCCGAGTTCGAGTCCCGTAACGCGAACTCGTGCCCCAGGCCCACCGGTGGAGGGACCAACAGCTACGATTTCGCCCGGACGAGGGTGGAGTGTGGTCAGAACTCGGATGGGGTCTACGACTGCCGCGTGCGTGACCCGGGCAACACGCTGAACATGAACGACCTGGACCTGAGTGCCTCCACCACGCCGAGCACGCTCGGCAAGAACCGCTTCTATGGCCTCTGGGTCTATGGCGGCTCCACGGAGCGCATGTTCGACGAGAGCCTGTCGGCGGCGCCCTCCATGAACAACCTGGCCAAGGACTACGATGGGCGGCGGCTGAGCGATACCGGCGGCATCAACGGGACGGGCGGCCTCGTCGACGTGACGAACCTCCAGTGCGACGCCTCCGGCGCGTGCGCGTGCGCGGCCGGAAAGGTGTGCCCCAGCAAGCTGTTGGCGGGCCCGGAGGACTCCGGCTGGTTCTACGAGTACGAGGGGCTCGAGCACAAAACGGCCGGCGGCGCGGCGGTGCTGGCGAGCTGCACGATGTGGAACTCCATGTACCCGCAGGTGACCACCACCACCAGTGCCTGCTCGGGCTCCACCAACAACCTGGCCCGCCTGCATCAGGCGGACTTCCTCACCGGCGCCCCCAACTGCGCCGCGGGCCTGTTGGGCAAGGACGGCTACGCGCGCTACCAGACGCGCTCCGTGCTGGCGCCTCCGCCCGAGCCGACCACGGCCATCCAGGTGTCGAAGACGGGGCAGGTGAGATACAGCACCCTGTTCGTCGAGCCCGGCAAGCCGCAGGCCACCGAGGCGCAGGTCTCCACCGACACGGACGTGCTGCAGTACATCTACGAGCTGCCCGTGCCTCGTACCCTGCATGCGTGCCGGCACGACCGCGAGAACGGCGGCCAGGACGCGTGCGCGCCCTCCGGGATGTGAGCAGGGACCGGGGTGCGCTTCGGGGCCCGTCCTCGCCACGCGGCGATGGCGGGCCCCGCTGTTTCAGCGGCGCAGCACGATGTCGCGCGCGAGGCTGTCGCCTCCTCCCACGAGATCGAACGACGCGCGCACCGGAGTGCCCTCGGAGATCTCCCGCAGCGGAACCCGGCGGCCCTGGTGCAGACCCCGGCTGCGACGATCGATGCGCAGCTCGTAGACGTTGCCCTCGCCATCGCTCACCTCGATGGTGCGGGCACCCACTCGCTTGACCCGGCCATCCACCGTGCCGCTGGCGATGGTGATGTCCTCGGTGGCCGTGTCCGGAGCGATGTTCGCGTTGGCGGCCCGAGCCGCCTCGGCGCTCTCGCTCAGCCAGATGCGATCCTCGTCATCCATCAGCCCCCGCGTCCCCGGGCGCGCGGGTGCCTCCCGCTCCCCCGTCGTCGCGCTCTCCTGGAGGGCGATCGCGTCCCCTGGTTCTTGAGGCGCCGCCTGGACCGGAGCGGCCTCGGGCTTCGGCTCGACGGCCTTCGCCGGAGCGGCTGGCGCCGTGGTTTCCGTCCGGGTCGCCACCGTCTCGGTCGTCTCCGGGGCTGGCTTTCGCTCGGCCTTGCGGCATCCGGTGGTCCCCAGCACACACCCCAACATCATCAACCCCATGACCCGTCCGACCATCCGACCCCTCCCCCGTCATTCGTTGGTGGAGACAGGGTGGGGACGCGAGGGCGATCTGGCACAGGTCCCTCGCTCGAGTGCCTGCTCGTCCGGCTGCCCAGATGACAGGGGAGTGCCCCGAATGTCACCGGCGCGACAGCGCACGGGCCCTCCTGGGCGGCCCGTGGGGTCGGGACAGGGCTCCATTGCGCGGATTCCCGGGACGGTGGGTGCACGGAAGCCGTGAAGCCCGCACCGGTTCGGCCCTAGAGTGCGCGCCCCTCGGATTTCGTCATCGGAGAAGACGTCCCCATGCGGCAGAAGGTTTTCGCTCTCATTGCTGACACGCTCGCGGCGCTGAAGTCGGCCGGCACGCTCAAGTTGGAGCAGGTGCCGGGCTACACCGTGGAGCCCCCGAAGAACCCTGCCCACGGCGACTGGGCGGTCAACGTGGCGATGCTGCTCACCAAGCCCGAGGGCAAGCCGCCGCGCGACATCGCCAACGCCATCGTGAAGGGCCTGGTGGACAAGGAGGGGATGGTCGCCAAGGTGGAGGTGGCGGGTCCGGGCTTCCTGAACTTCACGCTCAAGGAGCAGGTCATCCAGCAGGTGGCGCGCGAGGTGCTGAGCGCCGGGGAGACGTTCGGGCGGCGGGCGCCGAAGTCCACGGGCAAGCGCATCATGGTGGAGTTCGTGTCGGCCAACCCCACGGGCCCGGTGCACATCGGCCACGCACGCGGGGCATTCATGGGCGACGCGGTGTCCCGGTTGCTGGATGCGGCGGGGCATGACGTGACGCGCGAGTTCTACATCAACGACTACGGCAAGCAGGTGGAGACGCTGGGCCGCACGGTGCACAAGCGCTACCGGCAGCTCTTCGGCGAGCAGGTGGAGCTCATCGAGGGCGAGTACCCGGCCGAGTACGTCATCGACATCGCGAGGACCTGGAAGGAAGAGGTGGGTGACAGGTACCTGCGCGCGCCGGAGTCCGAGTGGTTGCCGCTGGCGACCGAGGTGGCCATCCGCGAGAACATGAAGGCCATCCGGGCCTCGCTGGAGAAGGCGAACATCCGGCACGACGTGTTCTTCAGCGAGGCCTCGCTGCACGCGGCGGGCAAGGTGAAGGCGGTGGCCGAGGAGTATGCGAAGCGCGGCGCGACGTACGAGGCCGCGGAGGCCCGGCGCGACACGGAGAAGGTGCGCAGCGAGGACAGCAAGGCCGCCCAGTACACGGATCGCCAGAAGGGCGGCACGTTCCTGATGACGAGCCAGCACGGGGATGACGAGGACCGCGTCATCCTCCGGCGCGACGGGACGCCCGTGTACCTGACGGCGGACCTCGCCTACCACAAGGAGAAGTACGACCGGGGCTTCGATCGCCTCATCGACGTGCTCGGGGCGGACCACGCGGGGCACACGCCGCGCATCAAGGCGGGGATGAGCCTGCTGGAGCTGGACGTGAAGCGGCTCGACTTCCTGCTGGTGCAACTCGTGCGCATCACGCGTGGCGGCGAGGAGGTCAAGGTCAGCAAGCGCAAGGGCACGGTGTTCGAGCTCGAGGATCTCATCGACGAGGTGGGCCCGGACGTGTGCCGGTTCCTCTTCCTGATGAAGACGGCGAACGCGCGCTTCGACTTCGACCTGGACCTGGTGCAGAAGCAGTCCAAGGACAACCCGGTCTTCTACTTCCAGTACGGCCATGCGCGGTGCGCGAGCATCCTGAAGAAGGCGGCGGAGAAGAGCACCCCGTTCGTCGGGGCGGAGCACCTCACGCCGGCGCAGCTCGCGCGGCTGACCCTGCCCGAGGAACTGGCGATGCTCAAGAAGATGAGCCAGTTGCCCGACGTGGTGGCGAGCGCGGCGGAGCGGCTCGAGCCGCACCACGTGCTCTACTTCTGCCAGGAGCTGATCACCGACTTCCACAGCTACTACACGAAGTACAAGACGGACCCGATCATCAGCGCGGACGCGGAGAAGACGCAGGGCCGTCTGGCACTGGTGGCGGCGCTCAAGCAGACCCTGCGCAGTGCCTTCGCGCTGCTGGGCATCCACGCCCCCGAGTACATGGAGGCTCCCCCCGAGGAGGAGTGAGCGGGGCGGTGGGACACGGGGGCCGTCGCTGGCCCCCGCGGGCCTTCAGTGAGACAGCGCGTCGGCCACGGCCCGGACGTGCGCGCGGACGAGCTCCCGCGCCCGGGTGAGCGCCTCCAACGTGGTGGGGACGTACCCCAGGCACAGCACCACTTCGTCCTCGGGCGCGGTGCGTGCGCCCAGGGCCGCGTAGTCGAGCGTGCGCGAGAGGGGCTCGCCCTCGGTGTCGGGGATGAAGCGGCCGAACACGGCGGCGTGGGTGCCCCGGTCCGGCGCGGATTCCTTGAGCGCGAAGAGCCGGCGTACGGCGTCGAGCGCCTCGGGATGGGTGATGAGCCGCTCGGGGTCCACCGGCCCCGCCAGCTCCCACTCGAGCAACCGCAGACAGCCGCGCACGAACTCCACGTCGGTGAGCACGAGGCCGTAGAGGTACCAGTCCGCGCACGCCACCTGGATGAGCCGGGCCTGGGCGTCGGTGAGCCAGGTGAAGGAGGGGCAGGTGAAGGTCTCGCACAGCTCGGCGTGGTAGACGCCGCAGTCGCGCAGGTCCACGCCCCCCGTCACCTTCGGGTGGCCCAGGCAGCCCACCCGGGTGTGCTCCTCGTCGACGAAGCCCAGCAGCGGACACACGCGCACCGCGGGGAACAGCGGCGAGGCACGGCGCGATTCGAGCAGGGCGAGGGCCTGGGCGCGCCACGCGCCGTGCTTCGGGGGGAGCGCGGCGAAGGCTTCCGTCTGCTCGTTCAGGCGCGCGGTGAGGCTCGCGCGCGAGTGGTCGCGGAAGTTGTAGAGGCCGCAGCAGGCGCCACACGAGGCGCCCCGGCCGGGCTGGCACAGGTGGAAGGAGACGGACATCTCAGAACCAGTCGGGCTGCATCCGCGTGTACGAGTCCTCTCCCGAGCGGCACAGCTCCACCAGTTGCGCCACGCGCGGCAGCTCGGTGTGGATCCAGTACTGCGCCGCGGCGAGCTTCCCCTCGTAGAAGTCCCGGCCGTCCGTGCCCCGGGCGAGCCCCTCGCGTGCCGCGGCCGCCTGCGCGAGCCATCGCCACGCCACCGCGAGCACCGAGAACAGCTCCATGTAGTCGGCGCTGTGGCGCAGCATCCGCTCCACGTCGCCCGTCATGCCCGCCGCTCCCAGCTCCATCGTCAGCGCCACCACGCGCTGGAGCGCCTCGTTGAGCGCCTCGCCCCAGGAGGGCTCCACGCCCGCCCGGCGCGCCCGCTCCACCGTGGCCTCCACCTCCTCGACGAAGGCGCGCATGCCCCCGCCTCCCGCGGCCACCACCTTGCGTCCGAGCAGATCCAATCCCTGGATGCCGGTGGTGCCCTCGTGGATGCTGTTGAGCTTCTGGTCACGCAGCCACGCCTCGGGCAGGTACTCGGTCGAGTAGCCGTAGCCGCCGTGCACCTGGATGGCGAGGGCGTTGGCCTCGAAGCCCTTCTCGGCGGGGAACGTCTTGGCCAGCGGCGTGATCAGGTCCACCAGCAGGCCCGCGCGCTCGCGTGCTTCCGGCGTCGCGCCATGCTCCGCCAGGTCCGCCTGCCACGAGGCCATCGCCAGGAGGGACAGACCTCCCTCCACGATGGCCTTCTGGCGCAGGAGCATGCGCCGCACGTCCGCGTGCTCGATGATGGGACGCTGGGGCCGCGCGGCGTCCTTCTCCCAGGAGAGGCGGCCCTGGGGCCGGTTGCGCGCATAGGCCAGGGCCTCGTGGTAGGCGACCGAGGCGGTGGACACCGCATTGAAGCCCACCATGATGCGCGCCTCGTTCATCATCTGGAACATGTGGGCCAGGCCCTTGCCCGCCTGACCCACGAGCCACCCGCGGCAGTCGCCGCCCTCGCCGTAGTTGAGCGCCAGGCTGGGAATACCCTTCCAGCCAATCTTGTGGATGGCGCCCGTCACCCGCACGTCGTTGTCCACGAGCCGTCCGCCCTCGGGCCGGCGCGCGGGGATGGCGAAGAGCGACAAACCACGCACGCCCGCGGGCGCACCGTCGATGCGCCCCAGCGTCAGGTGCACCACGTTCTCCCCGAAGTCGTGGTCTCCGCCGCTGATGAAGATCTTCGAGCCGGAGATGCGGTAGGTGCCGTCCTCGGCGGGAGTGGCCCGGGTGCGCACGTCCGCGAGGCTGCTGCCGGCGTGGGGCTCGGTGAGCGCCATGGTGCCCGTCCACTGGCCCGCGTACATCTTGGCCATGAACGTGTCCTTGAGCCACTCGCTGCCGAACGCCTCGATGAGGTGCGCCGCGCCGGTGGTGAGCCCGATGAAGGCGTAGGCGCTGAGGTTGCCCGCCATCAGGTAGGCCGAGGCCAGCGAGTACACCGTGAGCGGCAGCCGCTGGCCGCCCACCTCCACCGGGCGCGTGGCCGCGAGCAGGCCCAGGTCAACGAGCTGGGGGTAGAGCGTGCGCATCAACGGGTGCACGTGGACGCGGCCATCGCGGAAGGTGGGCGGCTCCGAGTCCATGAGCCGGTAGGTGGGGGCGAGCACGTCCCGCGCCAGGCGCCGCGTGCTGTCCAGGAAGAGGGTGAAGGTCTCGCGCGAGTGGTCCGCGAAGGCGGGCAGCTTGCAGAGCGACTCCGCGTCCAGCACCTCATAGAGCTGGAAGTCCACGTCACGGTCGGAGAGCAGGGGATTGGAGGCGGGAGCGGTCATGGCTCCTCTCGTTATCCCATGGCTGGGCTCTTGCCAGCAGTCTGTTGAGGCCTTGTGCTCACCAACGGTAGGTGGCGCCCACACCTCCGTGGAGCGGCCGGGGAAGCGCTTCAACCCTGGCTCAGCGAAAATACCAGATCGCGTGATGGGGCATCTCGCGCGAGTTGGAGGGTGGTTCCACCTGGGGGAAAGGCCAGCGTCATGGCGAAGGAGTACTGGAGTCCTGGGGCGGGGGAGGGCGGCGGTACACAGCTCGAGGCGCGGCGGAGGTCGCGTGGCCGACCCTGGTGGGTCTCGGGCGCGCTGGCGCTGGTGAGCCTCGGGCTGCAGGCGGCGTGTGCCTCCGGCCACCCCATGAGGGGGACGCTGGTGGGTACTGAGCGCCATGGGGGGCGCGTACACGAGAACCTGGAGGTCGCTGACATCGGCGCGGAGGGCCGCGAAGGTGCTGGGGTGGAGGTTCGCGCGGCCGAAGGCGAAGGGGGGCTGGTGCGCCCTCGGCGCCTGGCCCGCCGCGCGAGCAAGGTGGACGAGCAGGAGGACCTGGGGAGGAGGGGCGTTGGATGGCCGGATGGGGTGGGGGACGGTCGGCCGTACGAGGTGCCCATGACCCTGGACTACTTCCAGGGCTTCCTCGTGCAGGCTGGGGTGCCCACCACCGCGGTGCCCACGGACGGGCGCACGCTGTCGCCGCGGCAGGCGTTGGCGCTGGTGCCGCACCTGCTCTCCACTCCCGTGACGTTGGGCAACTTCGGTTCGCGACGCATGGCGGCGCACCTGCTCCTGGAGGTGGCCACGGGTGAAGCTCCGGTGTCCCGCGACGAGTTGCACGCGCGCATGCGGCGCTTCTCACGGCTGCTGGTGTTACGCCCGGATGGCTACCTGGTGAAGGCTACCTCGGGGGTGGCGGTGCAGAAGGCCGGTAAGGTGGTGCTGGCCGAGGATGGGACGCTACGAGCCGGACGCTTCGAGGTAGGCCCCTTCTACGCGATCGACGGTGGGCGCCTCTTCCCGGTGGATGAAAAGCTCGAGGTGCCGAAGGGGGCTCGGCCAGCGGGCAGCTACGAGCCGGACGACAACGCCGGGCTCGCGGTGGCCGAGGGCGCGATGCTGGCGGTCGTGGACATGGTCGAGGGCCTCTACCGGCTCGCCTTCCACACGGGCGAGACGCTCGAGGGGCTGACGCAACTTCCAGGCGCGGTGCGCCAGCTCTACGAGAACTCGCCGCGGCTGTGGGAGGAGTTCC
Above is a window of Cystobacter fuscus DNA encoding:
- a CDS encoding acyl-CoA dehydrogenase, which translates into the protein MTAPASNPLLSDRDVDFQLYEVLDAESLCKLPAFADHSRETFTLFLDSTRRLARDVLAPTYRLMDSEPPTFRDGRVHVHPLMRTLYPQLVDLGLLAATRPVEVGGQRLPLTVYSLASAYLMAGNLSAYAFIGLTTGAAHLIEAFGSEWLKDTFMAKMYAGQWTGTMALTEPHAGSSLADVRTRATPAEDGTYRISGSKIFISGGDHDFGENVVHLTLGRIDGAPAGVRGLSLFAIPARRPEGGRLVDNDVRVTGAIHKIGWKGIPSLALNYGEGGDCRGWLVGQAGKGLAHMFQMMNEARIMVGFNAVSTASVAYHEALAYARNRPQGRLSWEKDAARPQRPIIEHADVRRMLLRQKAIVEGGLSLLAMASWQADLAEHGATPEARERAGLLVDLITPLAKTFPAEKGFEANALAIQVHGGYGYSTEYLPEAWLRDQKLNSIHEGTTGIQGLDLLGRKVVAAGGGGMRAFVEEVEATVERARRAGVEPSWGEALNEALQRVVALTMELGAAGMTGDVERMLRHSADYMELFSVLAVAWRWLAQAAAAREGLARGTDGRDFYEGKLAAAQYWIHTELPRVAQLVELCRSGEDSYTRMQPDWF
- the argS gene encoding arginine--tRNA ligase, with the translated sequence MRQKVFALIADTLAALKSAGTLKLEQVPGYTVEPPKNPAHGDWAVNVAMLLTKPEGKPPRDIANAIVKGLVDKEGMVAKVEVAGPGFLNFTLKEQVIQQVAREVLSAGETFGRRAPKSTGKRIMVEFVSANPTGPVHIGHARGAFMGDAVSRLLDAAGHDVTREFYINDYGKQVETLGRTVHKRYRQLFGEQVELIEGEYPAEYVIDIARTWKEEVGDRYLRAPESEWLPLATEVAIRENMKAIRASLEKANIRHDVFFSEASLHAAGKVKAVAEEYAKRGATYEAAEARRDTEKVRSEDSKAAQYTDRQKGGTFLMTSQHGDDEDRVILRRDGTPVYLTADLAYHKEKYDRGFDRLIDVLGADHAGHTPRIKAGMSLLELDVKRLDFLLVQLVRITRGGEEVKVSKRKGTVFELEDLIDEVGPDVCRFLFLMKTANARFDFDLDLVQKQSKDNPVFYFQYGHARCASILKKAAEKSTPFVGAEHLTPAQLARLTLPEELAMLKKMSQLPDVVASAAERLEPHHVLYFCQELITDFHSYYTKYKTDPIISADAEKTQGRLALVAALKQTLRSAFALLGIHAPEYMEAPPEEE
- a CDS encoding restriction endonuclease fold toxin 5 domain-containing protein: MAKEYWSPGAGEGGGTQLEARRRSRGRPWWVSGALALVSLGLQAACASGHPMRGTLVGTERHGGRVHENLEVADIGAEGREGAGVEVRAAEGEGGLVRPRRLARRASKVDEQEDLGRRGVGWPDGVGDGRPYEVPMTLDYFQGFLVQAGVPTTAVPTDGRTLSPRQALALVPHLLSTPVTLGNFGSRRMAAHLLLEVATGEAPVSRDELHARMRRFSRLLVLRPDGYLVKATSGVAVQKAGKVVLAEDGTLRAGRFEVGPFYAIDGGRLFPVDEKLEVPKGARPAGSYEPDDNAGLAVAEGAMLAVVDMVEGLYRLAFHTGETLEGLTQLPGAVRQLYENSPRLWEEFRHKPYAEKVRTVSRLATGIVLTVGTSGAGAAKAASWGGRLGSMTVPVLSLSGDGLLAVRLVAVSARGAVAVAGNALSATYVLHMASTTQGAGGGGGWPPVGGPGQWVEDTSSMSEQARDYQAQVTGAPKRWAYRVCREGECVNYDGYDPKTGTLLEAKAREYDKWFDERLTPKWGFEGMDGMIKQAARQLRLAGGLPVRWHVAEPRMVAILRKHFDLNDLHAVDVVYTQPVQ
- a CDS encoding PilC/PilY family type IV pilus protein; its protein translation is MFRKLTLSLVVLLVVLLRADTAAAIDQAACCMPTTSRLDALMNPVRGGDEKFFSRQGGPPNILFIIDTSSSMHDWPKDWPSGPRGCSDPFLNDLGYNKDETYDRMWTGINSQSDDWFANSSYYEAPKNGYGVIFGDAPQDTATWTSAAAACQSIRYIGTTDLNTCQSCLETRGYYLHDSSTRRVKGNFLNFYAPRDSGAVKVLTDVVRDLREVRFGVMGFQTRAQRTCWGQKAGTNNQCLCIQQPMGPTCAKSYPLDSSSVENNRNSVLNSLTNVNANNSNGLGWDACNTPLADALYAAGYLFESKTSPTPFSSYLGSHPTSSNFSATDGVCFECGFNAVILLTDGEPFDEQTVVKLPSAITSNPAPCEGCSPSQLHNVARFLWGKDLRFDMTGEQRVATYTIGFSEDVKDSKLLQETARLGGGRFFSARSTSELKRAMLTILDDINARNTSFSTAAVSTLQTQDAALTAIVPRMMPAKDNTWAGRLYRYEQFNEFVEDQDKNGDGDRTDLFLVDKAGSMVAEDSSSEYRKLLSTNGGPNGTPLFGGSAEPYWEASGELEKLGHAQRNIWTVTDNGQSGGGGTKDGLLTQQDGLIAFNLDNISHLRQYLAVNGAPLCPSGLGTTYKAGTLLTRMQMPAYADLALKAAPLMLAAGLKGLPTSLSTQDGYDLLCTALIIQYVRGQDLFDENGNGKRDDTRPSVLGDIFHSSPLVVDPPADKFLCDLGVSTQCVRTLYATQQKTGVESTPMDAREDLPTSCNVATPLRRDAYDAYAFVNRKRERLILVGANDGMLHAFSDGLGQEDASTCDVKYLSNAAGGGVERWAFIPADMLPRLQEMLQGHAYFVDGDVMIRDIWADDNGDGRKSWNEYHTVAVVAEGRGGTHYFALEVLWDMAGSSTATAKSRPGFRWMFPQPCTDESLRFGKTLFSLSPKAPPIGPVLMSSTTGQKRHGDKGPASTERWVAMLSGGWSPGGEKGRGLYMVDVWNGTVNGRDDNLLWKWEYSGSASGGTDEPRRAMTYGFVAPAALVDYGANDKPRFDGFFDTAVVGDLGGQVWTLRFFQPGVIDASTRLVGNWSGARSFSMDRDGVSASNAQSIRNRSPIYYLASMAVQPENQALRAFVGSGNRYSLLETGVGTCRFDNPQACSKLGCGQTQSSYKLTRNGTDFQRLSNAWTDRLYTQGTYTPFSQEAASNVCGTAGSTNLLTAEFESRNANSCPRPTGGGTNSYDFARTRVECGQNSDGVYDCRVRDPGNTLNMNDLDLSASTTPSTLGKNRFYGLWVYGGSTERMFDESLSAAPSMNNLAKDYDGRRLSDTGGINGTGGLVDVTNLQCDASGACACAAGKVCPSKLLAGPEDSGWFYEYEGLEHKTAGGAAVLASCTMWNSMYPQVTTTTSACSGSTNNLARLHQADFLTGAPNCAAGLLGKDGYARYQTRSVLAPPPEPTTAIQVSKTGQVRYSTLFVEPGKPQATEAQVSTDTDVLQYIYELPVPRTLHACRHDRENGGQDACAPSGM